In Aspergillus oryzae RIB40 DNA, chromosome 6, one genomic interval encodes:
- a CDS encoding Zn(II)2Cys6 transcription factor (predicted protein) — protein MDLDTTIDVSHIRSRSQSLEEPAPRATASAIHPRQPRSRRRAACQTCRKRKVRCNNARPACGFCQHNGMNCVYIERGEPTKEDRDLGEVIERLDNLAYAVENIHSYLSSTETPTSSGRPAAPQQTGGQLDIPVEDTEPYKDYLQIPSSRGSADTVLTWPIFRGRFRENALITTLFQSSHGAESSAVETWVVPDGFQPTDEERIPALVDRFIQNVHTKNPILDLEALIRWGRHAAEFGLRWDAQSCLVLLACALGCVSQAFTLSMKAPGQDERTTHASEEKSSFASGLKEGETFFVMACRRIGLLRYSVLGAQCHFFAGVYLMYTFRPLAAWNHFYQASTFYRLRLRMIDGLNIDDDIPADEAAQRGTPVSRHMEQSLYWSCFKSEVEIRVELPLPQSAIAEYEYPALFPTPPNLSEDYPEGGSHGAGWSTSWNSSRPASSYHSNRAQTSFGVRNHIMQLFDEEQSWYYYLTEVALRRIGNRVLNAFYREGQSMWSDIRPFIPLALEIETQINAWSANLPPGLRHYKDNEGSGQTRNRFSEMQDSISLELSWAIANRLLEIRLWLYQPFLYFVIHNPVDTGQEARRTRSSSFTGEELATIAILVQSGMHCALKILEARCLRHRHHGIWFDLRALVTSSLIVIAAIKSGNLDVPGIDSPMELKSHFEGTLQALNYWEDEAPDIKKARCILAGLLTEMG, from the exons ATGGACTTAGACACTACAATAGATGTATCTCACATACGGTCAAGATCACAGAGCCTTGAGGAGCCAGCTCCGAGGGCAACGGCAAGCGCTATTCACCCTAGACAACCAAGGAGTCGTCGACGGGCAGCCTGCCAGACCtgcaggaaaagaaaggttCGCTGTAATAATGCTAGACCGGCCTGTGGCTTTTGCCAACATAATGGTATGAATTGCGTCTACATCGAGCGTGGAGAGCCAACTAAGGA GGACCGGGATTTGGGAGAGGTGATCGAGCGATTGGATAACCTGGCCTATGCAGTCGAGAATATTCACTCGTATCTCTCCTCCACGG AAACCCCAACGTCCAGTGGGCGGCCCGCCGCACCGCAGCAAACGGGAGGACAGTTGGACATTCCAGTGGAAGACACAGAGCCATACAAGGACTATCTTCAAATTCCTTCCAGTCGTGGTAGCGCGGACACGGTTCTCACATGGCCGATTTTCCGCGGACGATTTCGCGAAAATGCTCTAATCACGACCTTATTCCAGTCGTCACACGGGGCGGAGAGTTCTGCCGTCGAGACATGGGTTGTGCCCGACGGGTTCCAACCAACAGATGAGGAACGTATCCCAGCCCTGGTCGATCGATTTATTCAGAATGTACACACGAAGAATCCGATCTTGGATTTAGAAGCACTGATCCGTTGGGGTCGGCATGCTGCGGAGTTTGGACTCCGATGGGATGCCCAGTCCTGTCTTGTCCTGCTAGCTTGTGCACTTGGGTGTGTCTCTCAGGCTTTCACGCTTTCTATGAAAGCACCTGGCCAAGACGAAAGGACAACGCATGCCTCCGAAGAAAAATCTTCGTTCGCGTCGGGTTTGAAAGAAGGCGAAACATTCTTTGTGATGGCTTGCCGAAGAATTGGCCTTCTACGGTACTCCGTGCTTGGGGCTCAATGCCACTTCTTCGCAGGAG TTTACCTGATGTATACGTTTCGTCCGCTGGCGGCTTGGAATCATTTCTACCAAGCTTCAACCTTTTATCGACTACGGTTAAGAATGATTGATGGGTTGAACATCGACGACGATATCCCAGCGGATGAAGCGGCACAGCGCGGGACCCCAGTATCGCGACACATGGAACAGAGCTTGTATTGGTCCTGTTTCAAGTCCGAGGTAGAGATACGAGTCGAGCTCCCATTGCCACAGTCGGCAATTGCCGAGTACGAGTACCCAGCACTGTTCCCAACCCCGCCGAACCTCTCAGAGGACTACCCAGAAGGCGGATCGCACGGAGCTGGATGGTCAACATCTTGGAATTCGTCTAGGCCAGCAAGCAGTTATCACAGTAATCGAGCGCAAACATCATTTGGCGTGCGGAACCACATAATGCAGCTCTTcgatgaagaacaaagctGGTATTACTACCTGACTGAAGTGGCGCTCAGACGGATTGGAAACCGTGTGCTCAATGCCTTTTACCGAGAGGGACAGTCAATGTGGTCGGACATAAGGCCATTCATCCCTCTGGCACTAGAAATCGAAACACAGATCAATGCATGGTCTGCTAATCTTCCTCCAGGGTTGCGGCACTACAAGGACAATGAAGGCAGTGGTCAAACTAGAAATCGCTTCTCTGAGATGCAGGACTCAATATCGCTTGAGCTCAGTTGGGCAATCGCCAACCGATTGTTGGAGATTCGCCTATGGCTGTATCAGCCCTTTTTGTATTTCGTCATCCATAATCCAGTTGACACTGGACAGGAGGCTCGAAGAACCCGGAGCTCATCATTTACTGGCGAGGAGCTAGCAACTATCGCTATCCTGGTCCAGTCCGGCATGCACTGTGCCCTGAAGATTCTAGAAGCAAGATGTCTGCGCCACCGTCATCATGGGATTTGGTTCGACCTTCGCGCCCTGGTGACTAGCTCTCTGATCGTGATTGCTGCTATAAAAAGCGGTAACCTTGACG